The following proteins come from a genomic window of Meleagris gallopavo isolate NT-WF06-2002-E0010 breed Aviagen turkey brand Nicholas breeding stock chromosome Z, Turkey_5.1, whole genome shotgun sequence:
- the LOC109364032 gene encoding uncharacterized protein LOC109364032 → MATELDRRCPICLDTMDDASYVMPCLHQFCFGCIQRWAESRPTCPLCKCRVGSILHSVHADDSFQELVIERQERARTAPHHTTSAQEQTGAPPSWPSMFHQPPAVLRPLLPWLRQELRQLFGADHRAASAAQRHVISGLCYFGLDEGALTLWLHCSLRSRTASFVRRLVVQAARVCSGQVQHLPGPEASHAATGREGNPATARGAAAHGAQTPDRGPQPSSSTGEDNVEEELPVPSTAALSEGPSQPPSIPAPWRTSQAATQEDLGEAVPGPSSTSTGRERSRRAPRRAPKRRARNSEASVPPAKRPPRRQH, encoded by the coding sequence ATGGCCACCGAGCTGGACCGTCGCTGCCCCATCTGCCTGGACACCATGGATGATGCCAGCTACGTGATGCCGTGCCTGCACCAGTTTtgctttggctgcatccagcgGTGGGCTGAGAGCAGGCCCACGTGCCCCCTCTGCAAATGCAGGGTGGGGTCCATCTTGCACTCGGTGCATGCAGACGACAGCTTTCAAGAGCTTGTCATCGAACGGCAGGAGAGAGCCAGAACAGCCCCCCACCACACAACATCAGCCCAAGAGCAAACAGGGGCACCCCCCAGCTGGCCGTCCATGTTCCACCAGCCTCCAGCTGTGCTCCGGCCCCTGCTGCCCTGGCTGCGCCAGGAGCTGAGGCAGCTCTTTGGGGCTGACCACAGGgcagcctctgcagcacagcGCCATGTCATCTCTGGCCTGTGCTACTTTGGCCTGGACGAGGGAGCGCTGACTTTGTGGCTGCACTGCTCCCTGCGAAGCCGGACCGCCAGCTTTGTGCGACGGCTCGTTGTACAAGCTGCGCGGGTGTGCAGTGGGCAGGTGCAACATCTGCCTGGCCCAGAGGCCTCCCATGCTGCCACAGGACGGGAGGGCAACCCCGCAACTGCCCGTGGTGCAGCTGCCCATGGTGCACAGACTCCCGACCGTGgcccacagccttccagcagcACCGGGGAAGACAATGTGGAGGAGGAGCTTCCTGTCCCCTCAACTGCTGCCCTTAGTGAGGGTCCCAGCCAGCCTCCATCCATCCCGGCTCCATGGCGGACCAGCCAAGCAGCAACACAGGAGGACCTGGGGGAGGCAGTGCCAGGTCCCTCAAGCACCAGCACAGGCAGGGAGCGCTCACGCAGGGCGCCTCGGAGAGCTCCGAAGAGGAGGGCCCGCAACTCTGAGGCCTCTGTACCTCCCGCCAAGAGGCCACCCCGTCGGCAGCACTAA